In Halopelagius inordinatus, a single genomic region encodes these proteins:
- a CDS encoding deoxyhypusine synthase yields the protein MSDDDHEYQPPNREEFAENPVGHARVEAGMTVGELAAEYGKAGIGAASVNRAVDTYAEMLARDDVTNFFGLAGAMVPTGMRQIVTDLIRDGHIDALVTTGANLTHDAIEAVGGKHHHGRAEPHDPHPSNADADPTGETTRDHDEHLRDEEVDRIYNVYLPQEYFALFEGHLRENVFPNVERTVSIQEFTAELGRANLEQNRAEGVEEDAGVAAAAYENDVPIYCPAIQDSVLGIQAWIYSQTSEFALDALGDMTHLSDLAFEAEKAGAMVVGGGVPKNYVLQTMLTIPDAYDYAVQLTMDPDHTGGLSGATLDEARSWGKLEKSAQNVTVVGDATVTLPLVTAGARERAEELEF from the coding sequence ATGAGCGACGACGACCACGAGTACCAGCCGCCGAACCGCGAGGAGTTCGCGGAGAACCCCGTCGGTCACGCCCGCGTCGAAGCGGGGATGACCGTCGGCGAACTCGCCGCGGAGTACGGAAAGGCGGGCATCGGAGCGGCCAGCGTCAACCGCGCCGTCGACACCTACGCGGAGATGCTGGCCCGCGACGACGTGACGAACTTCTTCGGCCTCGCGGGCGCGATGGTGCCGACGGGGATGCGCCAGATCGTCACCGACCTGATTCGCGACGGCCACATCGACGCTCTCGTCACGACGGGCGCGAACCTCACCCACGACGCCATCGAAGCCGTCGGCGGCAAACACCACCACGGCCGGGCGGAACCGCACGACCCCCACCCCTCGAACGCGGACGCCGACCCGACGGGCGAGACGACGCGCGACCACGACGAACATCTCCGAGACGAGGAGGTAGACCGAATCTACAACGTCTACCTCCCGCAGGAGTACTTTGCGCTGTTCGAGGGACACCTCCGCGAGAACGTCTTTCCGAACGTCGAACGGACGGTTTCGATCCAAGAGTTCACCGCGGAACTCGGCCGGGCGAACCTCGAACAGAATCGTGCGGAAGGAGTCGAAGAGGACGCCGGCGTCGCCGCCGCGGCGTACGAAAACGACGTCCCCATCTACTGCCCGGCGATTCAGGACTCGGTGTTGGGGATTCAAGCGTGGATATACTCACAGACCTCGGAGTTCGCGCTGGACGCTCTGGGCGACATGACGCACCTCTCTGACCTCGCGTTCGAAGCCGAGAAGGCGGGCGCGATGGTCGTCGGCGGCGGCGTCCCGAAGAACTACGTCCTCCAGACGATGTTGACCATCCCCGACGCCTACGACTACGCCGTCCAACTCACGATGGACCCCGACCACACGGGCGGTCTGTCGGGCGCGACGTTGGACGAGGCTCGGTCGTGGGGGAAATTAGAGAAGTCCGCGCAGAACGTCACCGTCGTCGGCGACGCGACGGTGACGCTCCCGTTGGTCACCGCCGGGGCGCGCGAACGCGCCGAGGAACTGGAGTTCTAA
- a CDS encoding DUF2334 domain-containing protein has translation MALAIALGAAVGVGGVGVLDSAVGSTEPSASADGPRVTAHELTATGTESTSSTPSDDATAHTATPAPSEASNTTWREYRLVVVFRNDDIQPSHEFSTMKAVDRVFVTEDVPVTNAVIPFLDGAAISSSEETCTYLRELGRRHPDTFEFAVHGYSHENRAEFFGGSEFGSIPYETQREWVAAGSEELAACTGTRPTTFVPPMNTYDENTTRAVADSELEVVSGGSWFTRSYYGETGVFRNGSAVHVASTNGYVSNWTTMETKSRAELEAEFDESYAEGGTYAMMIHYPDFDTPDRRADLRALLRHAKSHDGVRFMTVGEVGSRRSNGTLVRTDEGWRVLEGGA, from the coding sequence GTGGCTCTCGCAATCGCTCTCGGTGCGGCCGTCGGCGTCGGCGGCGTCGGCGTCCTCGATTCGGCGGTCGGGTCCACCGAACCGTCGGCGTCCGCCGACGGTCCGCGGGTGACGGCGCACGAACTGACCGCCACCGGAACGGAATCGACGTCGTCCACTCCATCTGACGACGCGACGGCGCACACCGCCACGCCCGCCCCGTCGGAGGCGTCGAACACCACGTGGCGAGAGTACCGACTCGTCGTCGTCTTCCGGAACGACGACATCCAACCCTCCCACGAGTTCTCGACGATGAAGGCCGTCGACCGGGTGTTCGTGACGGAGGACGTTCCGGTGACGAACGCGGTCATCCCCTTCCTCGACGGGGCGGCCATCTCGTCGTCCGAGGAGACCTGTACGTATCTCCGGGAACTCGGCCGCCGCCACCCGGACACGTTCGAGTTCGCGGTCCACGGGTACAGCCACGAGAACCGAGCGGAGTTCTTCGGCGGCAGCGAGTTCGGCTCGATTCCGTACGAGACCCAACGCGAGTGGGTCGCCGCCGGGTCCGAGGAACTGGCGGCCTGCACGGGGACTCGCCCGACGACGTTCGTCCCGCCGATGAACACCTACGACGAGAACACGACGCGCGCGGTGGCCGACTCCGAACTCGAAGTCGTCTCCGGGGGGTCGTGGTTCACGCGATCGTACTACGGCGAGACCGGCGTCTTCCGAAACGGGTCGGCCGTCCACGTCGCCAGTACGAACGGGTACGTGAGCAACTGGACGACGATGGAGACGAAATCGCGGGCCGAACTCGAAGCGGAGTTCGACGAGTCGTACGCGGAGGGAGGGACGTACGCGATGATGATTCACTACCCCGATTTCGACACGCCGGACCGACGCGCCGACCTCCGAGCCCTTCTCCGCCACGCGAAGTCCCACGACGGCGTCCGCTTCATGACCGTCGGAGAGGTCGGGTCCCGACGCTCGAACGGGACGCTGGTGCGGACCGACGAGGGGTGGCGCGTGCTCGAAGGAGGCGCTTAG
- a CDS encoding SHOCT domain-containing protein: MGILRDRLFGLSVVVFLLSATLSVVVLGYGALVLASAFVTDASVVGALFELAVPWVALAAVSLLGTVFGSVGAVYALARRVSVPRGGRLHRLAAYAERACPPLRTLGLSEALSEPEPSPEEKAQDALEDLKRRYVAGEMDEREFERRVDRLVANDSVDGARAERKRREVLRDESRGR, translated from the coding sequence ATGGGCATACTCCGCGACCGTCTGTTCGGCCTCTCCGTGGTCGTCTTCCTCCTCTCGGCGACGCTCTCCGTCGTCGTCCTCGGCTACGGCGCGTTAGTCCTCGCCTCGGCGTTCGTCACCGACGCGTCAGTGGTCGGCGCGCTCTTCGAACTGGCCGTCCCGTGGGTCGCTCTCGCGGCCGTCTCCCTCCTCGGAACCGTCTTCGGAAGCGTCGGTGCGGTGTACGCCCTCGCCCGTCGCGTGTCCGTCCCTCGCGGCGGCCGACTCCACCGCCTCGCCGCGTACGCCGAGCGAGCGTGTCCGCCGCTTCGAACCCTCGGTCTCTCCGAGGCGCTCTCGGAACCCGAACCGTCGCCCGAGGAGAAGGCGCAGGACGCCTTGGAAGACCTGAAGCGGCGATACGTCGCCGGAGAGATGGACGAACGGGAGTTCGAACGGAGAGTGGACAGACTGGTGGCGAACGACTCGGTGGACGGCGCGCGGGCCGAACGGAAACGTCGCGAGGTGCTCCGAGACGAGAGTCGGGGCCGGTAG
- a CDS encoding aldo/keto reductase, with product MEYTTFGQTGTTVSEICLGGMSFGTGWDEWTLDRAESRELIERAIELGINFFDTANVYSYGESEEILGEVLSEYDRDEFVVATKVYGQMDENDPNSGGLSRKTIEQELDASLDRLGMETVDLYQIHRWDYDTPIETTLRALDDAVRRGKVRHLGASSMWAHQFADALHTADSLGLERFASMQNLYNLAYREEEREMLPLCEKEGVAVMPWSPLAAGFLTRPHEEFDATTRGEHEASLERGYTRGGGPEINERVQELAAEKGVKMAQIALAWQFHKEHVTTPIVGTSSVEHLEDAVEALDIDLSESDIEYLEDPYEPVPVAGHD from the coding sequence ATGGAGTACACCACGTTCGGACAGACGGGCACGACGGTGAGCGAAATCTGTCTCGGCGGCATGAGTTTCGGAACGGGCTGGGACGAGTGGACGCTCGACAGAGCGGAGAGCCGCGAACTCATCGAACGCGCAATCGAACTCGGAATCAACTTCTTCGATACGGCGAACGTCTACTCGTACGGCGAAAGCGAGGAGATTCTCGGCGAGGTGCTTTCCGAGTACGACCGAGACGAGTTCGTCGTCGCGACGAAGGTGTACGGCCAGATGGACGAGAACGACCCGAACTCGGGGGGTCTCTCGCGGAAGACCATCGAACAGGAACTTGACGCCTCGCTCGACAGACTGGGCATGGAGACGGTCGACCTCTATCAGATTCACCGCTGGGACTACGACACGCCCATCGAGACGACGCTTCGCGCGTTGGACGACGCCGTCCGCCGCGGGAAAGTCCGACACCTCGGCGCGTCGTCGATGTGGGCCCACCAGTTCGCCGACGCCCTTCACACCGCAGACAGCCTCGGACTCGAACGGTTCGCTTCGATGCAGAACCTCTACAACCTCGCGTACCGCGAGGAGGAACGCGAGATGCTTCCGCTCTGTGAGAAAGAGGGCGTCGCGGTGATGCCGTGGAGTCCGCTCGCGGCGGGCTTTCTCACGCGCCCGCACGAGGAGTTCGATGCGACGACGCGCGGCGAACACGAGGCGTCTCTCGAACGGGGGTACACGCGGGGCGGCGGCCCGGAGATAAACGAACGCGTACAGGAACTCGCCGCGGAGAAGGGCGTCAAGATGGCGCAAATCGCGCTCGCGTGGCAGTTCCACAAAGAGCACGTGACGACGCCCATCGTCGGCACGTCGAGCGTCGAACACCTCGAAGACGCCGTGGAGGCGTTGGACATCGACCTCTCGGAATCCGACATCGAGTATCTCGAAGACCCGTACGAGCCCGTTCCGGTCGCCGGACACGACTGA
- a CDS encoding fumarylacetoacetate hydrolase family protein, with protein sequence MRLARVRTPDGIRTGEYDDGTVTSDGDTYDVDDGDATLLAPCEPSACYCVGRNFAATLDQMDYDRPDEPDWFIKPPVSVRDPETPVAYPSWTEELTYAGELAAVIDRECHDIGESEVDDVVRGYTVLNDLDALDQPGRTARKAFDDSAPLGPWIETDVDPSDIEMTTHVGGELRQEATTKQMLFSPAEVVSFLSERYTFRPGDVVSFGSPANPGLVEPGDDVEIWYEGVGTLRNTIVEA encoded by the coding sequence ATGCGACTGGCACGCGTCCGGACGCCGGACGGCATCCGAACCGGCGAGTACGACGACGGAACGGTCACGTCCGACGGGGACACGTACGACGTAGACGACGGGGACGCGACGCTTCTGGCGCCCTGCGAACCGTCGGCGTGTTACTGCGTCGGCCGGAACTTCGCGGCGACGTTGGACCAGATGGACTACGACCGACCGGACGAACCGGACTGGTTCATCAAACCGCCCGTCTCGGTCCGCGACCCAGAGACGCCCGTGGCGTACCCCTCGTGGACCGAGGAACTCACCTACGCCGGTGAGTTGGCGGCGGTCATCGACCGCGAGTGCCACGATATCGGTGAAAGCGAGGTCGACGACGTGGTTCGCGGCTACACCGTTCTGAACGACTTGGACGCCCTCGACCAACCGGGCCGAACCGCGCGGAAGGCGTTCGACGACTCGGCACCGTTGGGTCCGTGGATAGAGACGGACGTGGACCCCTCGGACATCGAGATGACGACGCACGTCGGCGGCGAACTCCGCCAAGAGGCGACGACGAAACAGATGCTGTTTTCGCCCGCCGAAGTGGTGTCGTTCCTCTCGGAGCGCTACACGTTCCGTCCCGGCGACGTCGTCTCGTTCGGCAGTCCGGCGAACCCCGGACTCGTCGAACCGGGCGACGACGTCGAAATCTGGTACGAGGGCGTCGGAACGCTTCGGAACACGATAGTCGAGGCGTAG
- the arcD gene encoding arginine/ornithine antiporter ArcD gives MPSPNFEPLTYEDIPAERRPSLVQALVPVLGVVLFLGVGSGYLKLAPHGPLLWSIVLTGAVGKYWLGYSWDDLYEGVADSLLMGLQAILILFVIYALIATWISAGTIPGLMYYGLSVLTPEVFLPATALLAMAVAFSIGSSWTTAGTLGVAFIGIGSGLGVPAPMTAGAILSGAYAGDKQSPLSDTTNLAAAVTNTDLYDHIRAMRNGTILAFGLSVVLYALLGLRAGEAIPAGRVAEIQSALAGTYDLSVLVFVPLVVTFGLALYGVSALPTLVAGVFAGTFTTILVQGRSFTASWGVFLEGTAPETGMSLVNDLLASGGLSGSAWTISVVVAALALGGLLERTGALAVLAHSLASAVRGPRSLVAGTGVSAILVNAFSAQQYMSIVVPGLTLRNLYDEYGLEGDDLSRAIESAGTPTGALFPWHAGAVYMSAVFGVGTFAYAPYYFFGFLSPLLLFATTLFSGRYDGAADSDPAESPVVADD, from the coding sequence GTGCCGTCTCCAAATTTCGAACCACTGACGTACGAGGACATCCCGGCGGAACGGCGGCCGAGTCTCGTGCAGGCGTTGGTCCCCGTTCTCGGGGTCGTCCTGTTTCTCGGCGTCGGCTCCGGCTATCTGAAACTGGCCCCTCACGGGCCGCTCCTCTGGAGTATCGTGCTGACCGGCGCGGTGGGTAAGTACTGGCTCGGCTACTCGTGGGACGACCTCTACGAGGGAGTGGCCGACAGCCTGTTGATGGGCTTACAGGCCATCCTCATCCTGTTCGTCATCTACGCGCTCATCGCGACGTGGATCAGCGCCGGAACGATTCCCGGACTCATGTACTACGGGCTCTCGGTGTTGACGCCGGAGGTATTCCTCCCGGCGACGGCGCTGCTCGCGATGGCCGTCGCCTTCTCCATCGGGTCCTCGTGGACGACGGCGGGGACGCTCGGCGTCGCGTTCATCGGCATCGGCTCGGGCCTCGGCGTGCCCGCCCCGATGACCGCGGGGGCCATTCTCTCGGGCGCGTACGCGGGCGACAAACAGTCACCCCTCTCGGACACGACGAACCTCGCGGCGGCGGTGACCAACACCGACCTGTACGACCACATCCGCGCGATGCGCAACGGAACGATTCTGGCTTTCGGCCTCTCGGTCGTACTCTACGCCCTCTTGGGCCTGCGTGCGGGAGAGGCGATTCCCGCCGGGCGCGTCGCCGAAATCCAGAGCGCTCTCGCCGGGACGTACGACCTCTCCGTGCTCGTCTTCGTACCGCTCGTCGTCACCTTCGGCCTGGCGCTCTACGGCGTCTCCGCGCTCCCGACGCTTGTCGCGGGCGTCTTCGCCGGAACCTTCACCACGATTCTCGTCCAGGGCCGTTCGTTCACCGCCTCTTGGGGGGTTTTCCTCGAAGGGACGGCTCCCGAGACGGGGATGTCGCTCGTGAACGACCTGCTGGCCAGCGGCGGCCTCTCCGGGTCGGCCTGGACCATCTCGGTCGTCGTCGCGGCGCTCGCACTCGGCGGACTCCTCGAACGAACCGGTGCCCTCGCCGTGCTCGCTCACTCGCTCGCGTCGGCCGTCCGCGGCCCGCGCAGCCTGGTCGCCGGGACCGGCGTCTCGGCCATCCTCGTCAATGCGTTCTCCGCCCAGCAGTACATGAGCATCGTCGTCCCGGGGCTCACCCTCCGGAACCTCTACGACGAGTACGGACTGGAGGGTGACGACCTCTCGCGAGCTATCGAATCCGCGGGCACTCCGACGGGGGCGCTGTTCCCGTGGCACGCCGGCGCAGTCTACATGTCCGCCGTCTTCGGCGTGGGAACGTTCGCGTACGCCCCGTACTACTTCTTCGGGTTCCTCTCGCCGCTCCTCCTGTTCGCGACGACGCTCTTCAGCGGGCGGTACGACGGGGCGGCGGACTCGGACCCCGCAGAGTCGCCGGTGGTAGCCGACGACTGA
- the mnhG gene encoding monovalent cation/H(+) antiporter subunit G, whose product MVELEAVRTVIVAGLVVVGSFFLTVGTIGLLRLPNVYNRMHATSKPATIGTVSIFLAGFAYFGPGGAGLSSLIGIVFLFLTVPTGAHMISQAAEETGVPFLGSVTWPGKSDDE is encoded by the coding sequence ATGGTCGAACTGGAAGCGGTACGGACCGTGATAGTCGCGGGTCTGGTCGTCGTCGGGTCGTTCTTCCTCACGGTCGGGACGATCGGTCTGTTGCGGCTACCGAACGTCTACAACCGGATGCACGCGACGAGCAAACCGGCGACCATCGGGACGGTTTCGATCTTTCTGGCCGGGTTCGCGTACTTCGGCCCCGGGGGTGCCGGGCTCTCGTCGCTCATCGGCATCGTCTTTCTCTTCTTGACGGTACCGACCGGCGCGCACATGATATCGCAGGCGGCAGAAGAGACCGGCGTCCCGTTTCTCGGCTCCGTGACGTGGCCCGGTAAGTCCGACGACGAGTAG
- a CDS encoding monovalent cation/H+ antiporter complex subunit F, with amino-acid sequence MVAEGGTIVAVVDAAIVLVVVLNLLCGYRVVRGPTIPDRVVALDAIATNVVAIAVLFAIKTGRGLFVTVSLVLAIIAFLSTVAVAKFVTEGDIIVTQE; translated from the coding sequence ATGGTCGCTGAGGGCGGGACGATAGTGGCGGTCGTAGACGCCGCAATCGTCCTCGTGGTGGTGTTGAACCTGCTGTGCGGCTACCGCGTGGTCCGCGGGCCGACGATCCCCGACCGCGTGGTCGCACTCGACGCCATCGCGACGAACGTCGTCGCCATCGCCGTCCTGTTCGCCATCAAGACCGGCCGGGGTCTGTTCGTGACCGTCAGCCTCGTCCTCGCGATAATCGCGTTCCTCTCTACGGTCGCGGTTGCCAAGTTCGTCACCGAAGGCGACATCATCGTTACACAGGAGTGA
- a CDS encoding Na+/H+ antiporter subunit E: protein MTRSWPVAGVLFGIIWVFVDGPPLEPEPVVGSLLVGLAVGFPMAYLFRRLYEDTLTLRRSFRGLPYAVLYMLTFIREAIISSLDVTYRVLALSEPPIEPEIILIPLRVRTDLGVTTIANSITMTPGSLTLDYDPTENALYVHVIDGREPEEIVDPIRDWEDYALAIFDEELSPGDPAPDFAVYPPDQTHPVLEQALPDSESESETGAEPSAEAAEEETGGDDDGR from the coding sequence ATGACGCGGAGTTGGCCGGTCGCCGGCGTCCTGTTCGGGATCATCTGGGTGTTCGTCGACGGACCACCGCTCGAACCCGAACCGGTCGTCGGGTCGCTACTGGTCGGCCTCGCGGTCGGATTCCCCATGGCCTACCTCTTCCGTCGCCTGTACGAGGATACGCTCACCCTCCGGCGGTCGTTCCGCGGCCTCCCGTACGCGGTTCTGTACATGCTAACGTTCATCAGGGAGGCCATCATCTCCAGTCTCGACGTCACGTACCGCGTGCTCGCGCTCTCGGAACCGCCGATCGAACCCGAGATAATACTCATCCCCCTGCGGGTGCGGACGGACCTCGGCGTGACCACCATCGCAAACAGCATCACGATGACGCCCGGATCGCTCACGCTCGACTACGACCCGACGGAGAACGCCCTGTACGTCCACGTCATCGACGGGAGAGAGCCCGAAGAGATAGTCGACCCGATTCGCGACTGGGAGGACTACGCGCTCGCCATCTTCGACGAGGAACTGTCGCCGGGCGACCCCGCGCCGGATTTCGCCGTCTACCCGCCGGACCAGACGCACCCCGTCCTCGAACAGGCGCTTCCCGACTCCGAGAGCGAGTCAGAGACGGGGGCCGAACCGTCGGCCGAGGCGGCCGAGGAAGAGACGGGAGGTGACGACGATGGTCGCTGA
- a CDS encoding complex I subunit 5 family protein: MSLLVIAPLLIVLGTAVLTLALGRRPRVQRATSVAGAVGYAATVFGAVWAVVLAPTAPGAAAYQVGDWSAPFGITLVLDGLSAFMLTIAAGIGLASMLFSVRYVTPENQRVYYHPLFHLLLVGVTGAFLTGDLFNLFVWFEVMLIVSYVFVAFYGTSLATAASFRYLVMNVFGSALMLVAIGGLYATTGTLNMADMARRLATPAAYGIDPAAVVGLSALLLAVFALKAGLVPFQFWVPAAYTAAPPPITAMFAGVTKKVGMYAVVRLYFTVFAVTPVSVDVLGIAGSSPLAFLAPVLAAMGAASIVVGGFGAVGQNRLQGVFAYSSVGQVGFIAIAVAVAAAADPGGTLRGVAIAAALVFALHHALAKGLLFLSAAAVQDATGTDDLRKLGGVAGRSPVLSGAVFVGLLSLVGLPPLTGFFGKFLTFDAAVRGLASGSRTLSAVSLVALLLGAVLTILYTTRVWAGGFWGSETRAVETATVKPGQIAVIVALAAAVVLVGVGFDPVYRFAETAANAAVDSDAYVDVVGLHGGESA, from the coding sequence ATGAGCCTGCTCGTCATCGCGCCGTTGCTAATCGTGCTCGGAACCGCCGTGCTCACACTCGCGCTCGGCCGACGACCGCGAGTACAGCGCGCGACGAGCGTCGCCGGTGCCGTCGGCTACGCCGCGACCGTGTTCGGTGCCGTCTGGGCGGTCGTTCTCGCGCCGACCGCTCCCGGCGCGGCGGCCTATCAGGTGGGCGATTGGTCCGCCCCCTTCGGAATCACCCTCGTCCTCGACGGGCTGTCGGCGTTCATGCTGACTATCGCCGCGGGCATCGGACTCGCGTCGATGCTGTTCTCGGTTCGGTACGTGACGCCCGAGAACCAGCGGGTGTACTACCACCCGCTTTTCCACCTGCTCTTGGTGGGCGTGACCGGCGCGTTCCTCACCGGCGACCTGTTCAACCTGTTCGTCTGGTTCGAGGTGATGCTCATCGTCAGTTACGTGTTCGTCGCCTTCTACGGCACCAGTCTCGCCACCGCGGCGTCGTTCCGCTATCTCGTGATGAACGTCTTCGGGAGCGCACTCATGCTCGTGGCCATCGGCGGCTTGTACGCCACGACGGGCACGCTCAACATGGCCGACATGGCCCGGCGGTTAGCCACTCCCGCGGCGTACGGCATCGACCCCGCGGCCGTCGTCGGCCTGTCGGCTCTGCTCTTGGCGGTGTTCGCGCTGAAGGCCGGTCTCGTCCCCTTCCAGTTTTGGGTGCCCGCCGCCTACACCGCCGCCCCGCCGCCGATCACCGCGATGTTCGCGGGCGTCACGAAGAAGGTCGGTATGTACGCCGTCGTCCGCCTCTACTTTACGGTCTTTGCGGTCACGCCCGTCTCCGTAGACGTACTCGGTATCGCCGGGTCGTCACCTCTCGCTTTCCTCGCGCCGGTGTTGGCGGCGATGGGAGCGGCGAGCATCGTCGTCGGCGGGTTCGGGGCCGTCGGTCAGAACCGACTGCAGGGCGTGTTCGCGTATTCGAGCGTCGGACAGGTCGGATTCATCGCCATCGCCGTCGCCGTCGCCGCGGCCGCCGACCCCGGGGGGACGCTCCGCGGAGTCGCCATCGCGGCCGCGCTGGTGTTCGCGCTCCACCACGCGCTCGCGAAGGGGCTTCTCTTTCTCTCTGCGGCCGCCGTCCAGGATGCGACCGGAACGGACGACCTGCGAAAACTCGGCGGCGTCGCCGGTCGCTCGCCGGTGCTCTCGGGGGCCGTCTTCGTCGGCCTCCTCTCGCTCGTGGGTCTCCCGCCGCTGACCGGCTTTTTCGGGAAGTTCCTCACGTTCGACGCGGCGGTTCGGGGACTCGCGTCCGGTTCCCGGACGCTGTCGGCGGTTTCGCTCGTCGCGTTGCTCCTCGGCGCCGTGCTCACGATTCTGTACACGACGCGAGTGTGGGCCGGGGGCTTTTGGGGGTCCGAGACGCGGGCGGTCGAAACAGCGACCGTCAAGCCCGGACAGATAGCGGTCATCGTCGCACTCGCGGCGGCCGTCGTCCTCGTCGGCGTCGGGTTCGACCCGGTCTACCGATTCGCCGAGACGGCAGCGAACGCCGCCGTCGATAGCGATGCCTACGTCGACGTAGTGGGGTTACACGGAGGTGAGAGCGCATGA
- a CDS encoding sodium:proton antiporter — protein sequence MSAVLAATVGGLFAVGTFLLLRRDLVRVVLGVAAVSQATFVYLIAMGGVKEGSFDLVPVLETHGGGVPEVADPVVQALVLTAIVISFGTTALALVLSYRAYEENETMDVTEWIR from the coding sequence ATGAGCGCCGTACTCGCGGCTACGGTCGGCGGGTTGTTCGCCGTCGGAACCTTCCTGCTGTTGCGCCGGGACCTGGTGCGGGTCGTCTTGGGAGTCGCCGCCGTCTCTCAGGCCACGTTCGTCTACCTCATCGCGATGGGCGGCGTCAAAGAGGGCTCTTTCGACCTCGTGCCCGTCCTCGAAACCCACGGCGGCGGGGTTCCGGAGGTGGCGGACCCCGTCGTGCAGGCGCTCGTCTTGACCGCGATCGTCATCAGCTTCGGGACGACCGCGTTGGCGCTCGTCCTGTCGTACCGCGCGTACGAGGAGAACGAAACCATGGATGTCACAGAGTGGATACGATGA
- a CDS encoding MnhB domain-containing protein codes for MTTTITRTTIRVTVPIVLVLSIWLFLQGHNLPGGGFIGGVLTTTAFVLIYVAYDLDYLESDVLDRDVDPGTSIFEHRTVTAYRRMLLAGLAVVVGSGVAGILVGDPFLTQTYVHFEHVPIYHEVELASALVFDLGVFLVVVGSLLTIISVVSGE; via the coding sequence GTGACGACGACGATCACGCGGACGACGATTCGGGTGACCGTCCCCATCGTACTCGTCCTCTCGATTTGGCTCTTCCTGCAGGGACACAACCTCCCCGGCGGCGGGTTCATCGGCGGCGTCCTCACCACGACGGCGTTCGTGCTCATCTACGTCGCCTACGACCTCGACTACCTGGAGTCGGACGTGCTCGACAGAGACGTCGACCCCGGAACCAGCATCTTCGAGCACCGGACGGTCACCGCCTACCGTCGCATGTTGCTCGCCGGGTTGGCCGTCGTCGTCGGCAGCGGCGTCGCCGGAATCCTCGTCGGCGACCCGTTCTTGACACAGACGTACGTCCACTTCGAGCACGTCCCCATCTACCACGAGGTCGAACTCGCGAGCGCGCTCGTGTTCGACTTGGGCGTGTTCCTCGTCGTCGTCGGCAGCCTCCTGACCATCATCTCGGTGGTGAGCGGCGAATGA